A window of Candidatus Saccharibacteria bacterium contains these coding sequences:
- a CDS encoding 30S ribosomal protein S18 has protein sequence MKPRSKFKKDTPAYFDYRDVKTLQRFVNMYGQIEPAAKSGLSTKQQRQLAIAIKRARHLALMPFVASN, from the coding sequence ATGAAACCACGTTCCAAATTCAAGAAAGACACTCCAGCGTACTTTGATTACCGCGACGTAAAGACGCTGCAGCGCTTCGTCAACATGTACGGCCAGATCGAGCCGGCTGCCAAGTCCGGCCTGAGCACCAAGCAGCAGCGCCAGCTGGCTATCGCTATCAAGCGTGCCCGGCACCTGGCTCTGATGCCATTCGTCGCCAGTAACTAA